The following coding sequences lie in one Moritella viscosa genomic window:
- the flgL gene encoding flagellar hook-associated protein FlgL, which produces MRLTNNQIFSRSMQDMSQTQKRLNTAHSQVTSQEKFRTSGDAPAEIAKSSYLNDEIKKNTQYQTNGLMLKGTLGLEETTLSNLHIAMERGRLLSVRALNGTVDSQDRFAISLEMEQLQKEVFSLANTKNANGDFIFSGTSSHLQTYVKDAQTGLYTYRGNEQDNEIQIATNVYVSDGDNGARVFESVPARLTADTSNLTGNITAAQVEVIEQGEYDNFHFNNYDHSNLANNTFKLSVTAPLIPGNSDTFEIRDTSNNLLQSGNYASEKGIRFNGVKITAVGAAPGSLDISLIPPKNINILNTLESLKIALADTSLSKDDFRERMADAQVGIENAQYAVMSTTSTIGGRNNTIERVTQSNESFKVINQEAMAILTEADLAAAMTDLTKEQNILEMSYKSFNKINNLSLFNSVS; this is translated from the coding sequence ATGCGATTAACCAATAATCAGATTTTTTCTCGTTCGATGCAAGACATGTCGCAAACACAAAAACGTTTGAATACGGCACATTCGCAAGTGACATCACAAGAAAAATTCAGAACATCAGGTGATGCACCTGCTGAAATTGCAAAATCGAGTTACTTGAATGACGAAATCAAAAAGAATACTCAATATCAAACTAACGGCTTGATGCTAAAAGGTACGCTTGGTTTAGAAGAAACGACACTCAGTAACTTACATATAGCGATGGAACGTGGGCGTTTGCTTTCGGTTCGAGCGCTTAATGGTACCGTAGATTCGCAAGATAGATTCGCAATTTCGTTAGAAATGGAGCAGTTACAAAAAGAAGTGTTTAGTTTGGCTAATACCAAAAATGCAAATGGTGATTTTATTTTTTCAGGTACGTCATCGCATCTACAAACGTATGTCAAAGATGCTCAAACGGGACTATACACCTACCGTGGTAATGAACAAGATAATGAAATCCAAATAGCAACAAATGTCTACGTTAGTGATGGAGATAATGGTGCACGAGTTTTTGAATCTGTGCCTGCACGCTTGACTGCTGATACCAGCAATTTGACTGGTAATATCACTGCTGCGCAAGTCGAAGTGATAGAACAGGGGGAGTATGATAATTTTCATTTCAATAATTATGATCATAGTAATTTAGCAAATAATACTTTTAAGCTCAGTGTTACTGCTCCGCTGATCCCTGGTAATAGCGATACATTTGAGATCCGTGATACCAGTAATAACCTACTACAAAGCGGAAATTACGCATCTGAAAAAGGTATTCGCTTTAATGGTGTCAAGATTACAGCGGTAGGCGCTGCGCCAGGTAGTTTAGATATCTCATTAATACCACCAAAAAATATCAATATTTTAAATACATTAGAATCCTTGAAAATAGCGCTCGCTGATACTTCACTATCCAAAGATGATTTTCGCGAGCGTATGGCTGATGCGCAGGTTGGAATTGAAAATGCTCAATATGCAGTGATGTCTACTACATCTACGATTGGTGGTCGTAATAATACCATTGAACGTGTTACTCAATCTAACGAATCATTTAAAGTGATTAACCAAGAAGCGATGGCAATTCTTACCGAGGCAGATCTTGCCGCGGCAATGACTGACTTAACTAAAGAGCAAAACATTCTTGAGATGAGCTATAAGTCATTCAACAAAATCAATAACTTAAGTTTATTTAACTCGGTGTCATAG
- the flgK gene encoding flagellar hook-associated protein 1 FlgK: MANLLQIGSSGVLGHQQMLNTTGNNISNVNTDGYSRQRTQHKSQTDNMGLARSVTGREVNKFAQAELLIDTSASSNKDKFLAEITRTDQVLSDDSNNMAAGVSQLFESFHTANDDPTSISNRHLVISDAQTLAASFRNVGEQLNTQAKTANNEITEKPALLNSLIQEVHGFNKQVMTAENTSRGASGTLLDQRDVAIEALAKELDISTIMNDNKSISINLLNGQPLVMQDSISQFQAVGGEPDPSNMELVLNINKNTMQLQDAELGGRIGALLEFRDETVYKSLREIGQMSLGIADAVNTQNKMGLDLNGEMGKDIYTIPPTQAKYYSGNSNPAHILTSKLISGQGSSLTTSQYQVMMTSPLTFDVYEIKDGERSTNPLAVSGVYPGPVEVIDHGFEIDFSAAAGGFQNGDKFLMSPTLFNLNDYDVTRSQPEDIALASILQTKTGTANTTMSRISVTEISDPTLSFANNDLNKTAPQQIIVNNSGDFDIYDGNGTYMATSSSALNGQDLFENAIPPLNPGVGYEIKMDGKPNPGEKFTLAYNRDAIADNSNGLKLAGLESENKLHKSHTSNGQNQMTFAGGISALISSVGNKTRAARVDSAANEAKLMQSRNWIESVSGVNLDEEAANMVRYEQAYNASAQVVRISKEIFDTILNAAR, translated from the coding sequence ATGGCAAATTTATTACAAATAGGCTCGTCTGGTGTCTTAGGTCACCAGCAAATGCTTAATACCACAGGTAATAACATTTCGAATGTTAATACGGATGGATATAGCCGTCAGCGTACCCAGCATAAATCACAAACAGATAACATGGGACTTGCTCGATCCGTCACTGGTCGAGAAGTTAATAAGTTTGCACAAGCAGAGTTATTAATTGATACCAGCGCTTCTAGTAATAAAGATAAGTTTCTTGCTGAAATTACGCGTACCGATCAAGTATTGTCTGATGATTCAAATAATATGGCGGCTGGTGTATCGCAATTATTTGAATCTTTTCACACTGCTAATGATGATCCAACCTCTATCTCTAATCGTCATTTAGTTATTTCTGATGCTCAAACATTAGCTGCCAGTTTTCGAAATGTTGGTGAACAATTAAATACTCAAGCAAAAACGGCAAATAATGAAATAACAGAAAAACCAGCATTATTAAATTCATTAATTCAAGAAGTTCATGGTTTTAATAAGCAGGTGATGACCGCTGAAAATACATCTCGAGGTGCTTCTGGGACGTTACTTGATCAGCGTGATGTTGCAATCGAAGCTCTCGCAAAAGAACTTGATATATCAACAATTATGAATGACAACAAAAGCATTTCAATTAATTTGCTTAACGGGCAACCGTTAGTAATGCAAGACAGTATCAGTCAATTTCAAGCTGTTGGTGGAGAGCCAGACCCAAGCAATATGGAACTGGTCCTAAATATCAATAAGAATACGATGCAACTACAAGATGCAGAGCTCGGCGGGCGTATTGGTGCATTATTGGAGTTTCGTGATGAAACTGTCTATAAATCATTACGTGAAATAGGTCAGATGAGCCTTGGCATTGCTGATGCGGTTAATACTCAAAATAAAATGGGCTTGGATTTAAATGGTGAAATGGGTAAAGATATTTACACCATTCCGCCAACACAAGCGAAGTATTATTCAGGTAATTCAAACCCTGCGCATATTCTCACGTCTAAATTAATTTCTGGTCAAGGTAGTTCTCTAACAACAAGTCAGTATCAAGTAATGATGACAAGCCCATTAACATTTGATGTTTATGAAATTAAAGATGGTGAGCGGAGTACTAATCCATTAGCGGTTAGTGGTGTTTATCCTGGACCTGTTGAAGTCATTGATCATGGCTTTGAGATTGATTTTTCTGCAGCCGCGGGTGGTTTTCAAAACGGTGATAAATTTTTAATGAGTCCAACGTTATTTAATCTTAACGATTATGACGTAACACGTTCTCAGCCTGAAGATATTGCCCTAGCCTCGATCTTACAAACGAAGACTGGAACTGCCAATACAACGATGAGCCGTATTTCTGTCACTGAGATCTCTGACCCCACATTATCTTTTGCTAATAACGATTTAAACAAAACAGCACCGCAGCAGATTATTGTTAATAACAGCGGTGACTTCGATATTTATGATGGCAATGGTACTTACATGGCAACCAGTTCTAGTGCCCTAAATGGACAAGATTTATTTGAGAATGCTATCCCTCCTTTAAACCCTGGCGTGGGTTATGAAATTAAGATGGATGGTAAACCAAATCCAGGCGAAAAATTCACATTAGCTTACAATCGAGATGCCATTGCAGATAACAGTAATGGTTTAAAACTTGCTGGTTTAGAGAGTGAGAATAAGTTACATAAAAGTCATACAAGTAACGGTCAAAACCAGATGACGTTTGCTGGCGGTATTTCGGCGTTGATTTCAAGTGTAGGTAACAAAACTCGTGCAGCACGTGTTGATTCTGCGGCAAACGAAGCGAAATTAATGCAAAGCCGTAATTGGATTGAAAGTGTGTCGGGGGTCAACCTTGATGAAGAAGCTGCAAATATGGTTCGTTATGAACAAGCCTACAATGCATCCGCACAAGTCGTACGTATTTCAAAAGAAATATTCGATACCATTCTGAATGCAGCGAGGTAA